The following DNA comes from Castanea sativa cultivar Marrone di Chiusa Pesio chromosome 10, ASM4071231v1.
CTGTTTTTTGTCAACCTCCTTATCACTCACTAGTTTGCTTAACTCACGAGCCTGAAAGCAATAGTATGCCCATTCCTCAAGAATGGCCTCTTCTTCTGGAAGATCCCAATCAACACCCTTTCTATAGCATATAAGCTCCAACAGTATAATTCCAAAGCTATATACATCTGCTTTGATTGTCACTGGCTGGTTTCGATGCCACTCTGGTGCAACATACCCCTTTGTTCCTCGAATGGCTGTATTGGTATTGGTTTGGTCTGGTTTTAGCAACTTCGCCAATCCAAAGTCAGAGATTTTCGGGCACCTATATTCATCCATGAGTATGTTTTGGGGCTTTATGTCACAGTGAATGATTTGTGACTCACACTCTTCATGGAGATAGAGAATTCCTTTTACTATGTTGCGAGCAATTTCTATTCTTTCATTCcaacaaagttttttttcaGGCTTGAAGAGTATATCTGCAAGTGAGCCATTGCTCATGTACTCATAAACCAAAAGCTTATTCTCTCCATCGTGGCAATACCCTAGCAAACAGACAAGGTTCTTGTGGTGTGTTCTCCCAATAACTTTCATCTCGGTCTGAAACTCTTTTTCCCCTTCTCTCAACACTTTCTCTAGTCTTTTGACGGCTACAATCTTCTGATCATTCCATATTGTTCCCTTGTAAACGGTCCCAGATGATCCTCTACCTAGCTCTTCCTTGAAACCATTAGTCATTTTCTCAAGATCAGAATAAGTAAATGATCTTGGAGAAACATCCATGCCTGTGCCAACATTTCCACTATTAGAGAGCCTTCTATATGACCAAACACGATTTCTATAAAATGCAATTCCAGAAATCACTGACATAATGAGTCCAAAAGCACCGAGTGAGATGCCCAGAATCAATATGTTCTTTCCAGACTTTTCTTCACGTCCCATGGGCTCAGTTCTATTTATGGTGGAAGTAGATATGCCTACCTTAATGAATGCAATGTTTAAATCACTTAGTACTCTTCTTCCGAATCTCAATGGAAGCTTTTGCTTTCGGCAAATTCCATCTTTGTACGTAGCAGCTTCACAATTACAATCCTCCAAACACGCTGCTTCACAATCCTCTTTGATTAATATTGATAGAATAGCAAAAGAATTATCTTCCCATACAGTATTAGGTACTGCTTGCATGATATATTTCATATTTCCGTCTTTGCTCTTGCAACTTTCTGCAGTGAAATTCCGTACACAACCTGAGCTCCAATTACGCTGGTCAACACTAGCAAATCCTGGAAGACATAAGCAATTAGCATCTTGATCATTGATAGTGCAGAGCCCATTGAGACCACACAGGCCCTTAGGGTCACACTTAACATAGGAAGACGACCATATGACTGAGAAATTCCCATTCTTATCCAAATTGTGCGAGTATAGCCTGAAGATCCCATCGGCGTCAATTCTCATTAGATAGATTGTATCTTTTGTTGGATATCCGCCTCCAGTCAGATTTTTTATGTTTGTGCCAGTGGAATTGAGCAAGTAGAGATGGCCATCATCATCAAGACATAGTGAAACATTATCACCTTGTCCATTTGTACCTGAAGCCCAATAAGAATATTCAGCTGTGTCTGGCGTTCCCACTGGGTACTGGACAAGGTGTCCATCTGTTTGCATTGCCAGACGAAATATTCCTGCCGATTGGTTAGATTCTGAAACACTCGAAACCAACTCATTTCCAGCTCTAAGGCGCTGACCCTGTAAAAGGGTATTGGTTGGGTTATCAAAACTTTGCCATATAATCTTCTTATTAGAATTATAGATAACAAAGTTTCCCGAATCGAGCATTGATGCCGATGTTGCACTGTCAGAAGGACTGGCAATATTCGTCTCTTTGCCTTGTGCCGATTGCAGGATGAGTCTACCATCGGTTGTGAAATTCAATGTAGCATCAGCGAGAACTGGAGGATTGTCCCGGTTCGCTGTCCAGACTACTGTTTTTTCAGAAATCCCAGCAAGAAAAACTCCAACAGCGTAGCCATTGGCTTGTTGGTAGAAGCCAAAGGCATATAGACCAGATCGTGACAGCCATGAAGAATTGGTGGTAGGAGTTAAAAAAGAGCCAAGGTTTACATTGGACTCCCCTTGTTGAGCTTCTGTAGTGGAAATTGCtaagagaagaaggaaaaacaaGAGACTTGCCATTGCTGGACAATAGTTAATTAgttctctgttttcttttcactctggtttcaaatgaaaaattaatgacTAATACAGCTCCGTATATAGTCAATAAAAATATCTTATACTTACCTGGTCTAATATCTGGGTGCCTTGTAAAAAGTgccgagttttttttttttttttttcaaggtgtTTAGAACGAAagagttatttaaaaaaaagaaaaaaaaagaagaagaaccatTCACTtgagtaaaaactaaaaatctttctttattttgctAAACGAGTAAGTCTCTTTCTCAGTGGAATGAAAAGTCTTTGCGTGTTTGTGTATAttctaagtctttttttttttttttttgacagaagTGATAGAAGTGTATATTCGAAGTCTATCATCTGGTCATCCAAGAAACGCGGGATGGACttatctccaaaaaaagaaaaacgggatGTTTTAACTTTAGAATCCTTAAGTCCAAACTAGTAACCACCATTCAGTACTGCTATGTCCTAAACTCTAGCAACGCTGCTGTCCTCATGGCTGAAAAGTCTTTGCGTGTTTGTGTATAttcaaagtctttttttttttttgacagaggTGATAGAA
Coding sequences within:
- the LOC142613993 gene encoding G-type lectin S-receptor-like serine/threonine-protein kinase LECRK3 is translated as MASLLFFLLLLAISTTEAQQGESNVNLGSFLTPTTNSSWLSRSGLYAFGFYQQANGYAVGVFLAGISEKTVVWTANRDNPPVLADATLNFTTDGRLILQSAQGKETNIASPSDSATSASMLDSGNFVIYNSNKKIIWQSFDNPTNTLLQGQRLRAGNELVSSVSESNQSAGIFRLAMQTDGHLVQYPVGTPDTAEYSYWASGTNGQGDNVSLCLDDDGHLYLLNSTGTNIKNLTGGGYPTKDTIYLMRIDADGIFRLYSHNLDKNGNFSVIWSSSYVKCDPKGLCGLNGLCTINDQDANCLCLPGFASVDQRNWSSGCVRNFTAESCKSKDGNMKYIMQAVPNTVWEDNSFAILSILIKEDCEAACLEDCNCEAATYKDGICRKQKLPLRFGRRVLSDLNIAFIKVGISTSTINRTEPMGREEKSGKNILILGISLGAFGLIMSVISGIAFYRNRVWSYRRLSNSGNVGTGMDVSPRSFTYSDLEKMTNGFKEELGRGSSGTVYKGTIWNDQKIVAVKRLEKVLREGEKEFQTEMKVIGRTHHKNLVCLLGYCHDGENKLLVYEYMSNGSLADILFKPEKKLCWNERIEIARNIVKGILYLHEECESQIIHCDIKPQNILMDEYRCPKISDFGLAKLLKPDQTNTNTAIRGTKGYVAPEWHRNQPVTIKADVYSFGIILLELICYRKGVDWDLPEEEAILEEWAYYCFQARELSKLVSDKEVDKKQLERMVKVGLWCVLDEPSLRPSIKKVLLMLEGMVDIPIPPSPTYLLSTI